The following proteins come from a genomic window of Bradyrhizobium paxllaeri:
- a CDS encoding efflux RND transporter periplasmic adaptor subunit codes for MNIATEPKLSGKPFTDKPHKRPVRMVRWFIIVGTLLALLAGGLVWFNYFRGKMIAQFFASMKPPPTSVNVATAKSEIIPNLLTAVGDLAAVHQVNVTSDVNGRITDIQFKAGASVKAGTPLVQLFDGPEQGDLANFKAQQRVAQISLERAKQLAERQVGPQATVDNAQAVFDQASAGIAKTEAIISQKLVRAPFDGELGVRKVEVGQYLTAGTQIVSLTDLSVLFANFTVTEKDSGQLKVGQIVRIAVDAYPGRTFEGKITTIEPQIATETRNIRVQATIQNPDKILKPGMFATTTVVLPDKPPVVTVPETAVDYTLYGDSVYLVSEKKEEDGKTSLTVTRTFVQTGNRIEGRAEILKGLKDGDRVVAVGQLKLQSGSAVTVSNDPVPPIPAKPPRY; via the coding sequence ATGAATATCGCGACTGAACCCAAACTTTCGGGCAAGCCGTTCACCGACAAGCCGCACAAGCGGCCGGTCCGGATGGTGCGCTGGTTCATCATCGTCGGAACGCTGCTGGCGCTGCTGGCCGGCGGCCTGGTCTGGTTCAACTACTTCCGCGGCAAGATGATCGCGCAGTTCTTCGCCAGCATGAAGCCGCCCCCGACCAGCGTCAACGTTGCCACGGCGAAGTCCGAGATCATTCCGAACCTCCTGACCGCGGTCGGCGATCTCGCCGCCGTGCATCAGGTCAACGTGACCTCCGACGTGAACGGTCGCATCACCGACATCCAGTTCAAGGCAGGCGCCAGCGTGAAGGCGGGGACGCCGCTGGTGCAACTGTTCGACGGTCCCGAGCAGGGCGACCTCGCGAACTTCAAGGCACAGCAGCGCGTGGCGCAGATATCGCTGGAGCGCGCCAAGCAACTGGCCGAGCGCCAGGTCGGACCGCAAGCGACGGTGGACAACGCCCAGGCTGTGTTCGATCAGGCCAGCGCCGGCATTGCCAAGACGGAAGCCATCATCTCGCAGAAGCTGGTGCGCGCTCCCTTCGACGGCGAACTCGGCGTTCGCAAGGTCGAGGTCGGACAATATCTGACCGCCGGGACGCAGATCGTCTCGTTGACCGATCTGTCGGTGCTGTTTGCGAACTTCACCGTGACGGAAAAGGATTCCGGCCAGCTCAAGGTCGGCCAGATCGTCCGTATCGCGGTCGATGCCTATCCGGGCCGCACCTTCGAGGGCAAGATCACCACCATCGAGCCGCAGATCGCGACCGAAACGCGCAACATTCGCGTGCAGGCGACGATCCAGAATCCGGACAAGATCCTCAAGCCCGGCATGTTCGCGACCACCACCGTAGTGTTGCCGGACAAGCCGCCGGTGGTCACCGTGCCCGAAACCGCGGTCGACTACACGCTCTATGGCGACTCGGTCTACCTCGTCAGCGAGAAGAAGGAGGAGGATGGCAAGACCAGCCTCACGGTGACGCGGACCTTCGTGCAGACCGGCAACCGCATCGAAGGGCGCGCCGAAATCCTGAAAGGGTTGAAGGACGGCGACCGCGTCGTGGCGGTAGGCCAGCTCAAGCTGCAATCGGGATCGGCGGTGACGGTCTCGAACGATCCGGTGCCGCCAATTCCGGCGAAGCCGCCGCGCTACTGA
- a CDS encoding MexW/MexI family multidrug efflux RND transporter permease subunit: MAFTDIFIKRPILSVVVSLLILLIGLRAASVLPIRQYPKLSNTVVNITTVYPGASANLIQGFITTPIEQAVASAEGVDYITSSSVQGTSTIQVYIKLNFDPNQALTEVLAKVNSVKYLIPKESNDPIVTKTTGQTTAVMYLGFSSDELSGSAISDYLTRVVQPVLSTVDGVASADILGGQTFAMRLWLDPVKMAGRGVSPSDVSAAISANNFQAAAGQAKGYFIVSNVQTNTDLRNLEQFKKMIVKSKDGGFVRIEDVATVELAAQSSDASVAFSGERAIFIGVQATPQGNPLTLVKGVRALMPEIERNLPPSMKMKVAYDSTKFIQSSIDEVQHTLIEAVLIVVVVIFLFLASFRSVIIPVVTIPLSLIGVCSLMLALGFSFNLLTLLAMVLAIGLVVDDAIVVVENIHRHLEEGKTPVQASLQGAREIVGPVISMTITLAAVYAPIGFLGGLTGSLFREFAFTLAGSVIVSGVIALTLSPMMCSVLLKSADEGRFARLVNRVFGAMTRWYGRQLDRSLDYRPITGLFALTILGLVGFLYMNTSKELAPEEDQGIVFSVTKAPKYANIDYVDFYGDKLDKAFQKFPETDLTFVLNGINGPQGGIAGMLLKPWDERERSSIKLKPLVQAEIGKIEGVQAFAFNLPPLPGGPGGLPIQMVINSTAGFQAVYEQMAKLKEAARKSGMFIVSDSDLEFNQPVVRVSIDRSKASDLGINMAQVGSTLQTLLGGNYVNRFNLEGRSYQVIPQVPRGMRLSPESLGGYYVPTNTGQLVPLSTIVSIETATDPNSLTHYNQLNSATFQAVPMPGVTVGQAVDFLEGEAKKLPAGFSHDYLADSRQYVQEGNQLAITFGFALIIIFLVLAAQFESLRDPLVIMISVPMAIVGALIPLFFGAATINIYTQVGLLTLVGLITKHGILMVEFANELQLKEGLDKRSAIEMAARIRLRPILMTTAAMVTGLIPLLTATGAGAASRFSIGLVVVSGMSIGTLFTLFVLPAVYVWMATDHQASADSQRNKEIADFDLGAQGLKPT, translated from the coding sequence ATGGCCTTCACCGATATTTTCATCAAGCGTCCGATCCTGTCGGTCGTTGTCAGCCTGCTGATCCTCCTGATCGGTTTGCGGGCCGCCAGCGTATTGCCGATCCGGCAGTATCCGAAGCTGTCGAACACGGTGGTCAACATCACCACCGTCTATCCGGGCGCGTCGGCCAACCTGATCCAGGGCTTCATCACCACACCGATCGAGCAGGCGGTCGCCTCCGCCGAGGGCGTCGACTACATCACCTCGTCGTCGGTGCAGGGCACCAGCACGATCCAGGTCTACATCAAGCTGAATTTCGATCCGAACCAGGCGCTGACCGAAGTCCTCGCCAAGGTGAACTCGGTCAAATATCTGATCCCGAAGGAATCCAACGACCCGATCGTGACCAAGACCACCGGCCAGACCACGGCGGTGATGTATCTCGGCTTCTCCAGCGATGAACTCTCCGGCTCGGCGATCTCGGACTACCTGACGCGCGTGGTGCAGCCGGTGCTGTCGACGGTCGACGGCGTGGCGTCGGCCGACATTCTCGGCGGGCAGACATTCGCGATGCGGCTATGGCTCGATCCGGTCAAGATGGCGGGTCGCGGCGTCTCGCCGAGCGATGTCTCGGCGGCGATCTCCGCCAACAACTTCCAGGCCGCGGCGGGGCAAGCCAAGGGCTACTTCATCGTCTCGAACGTTCAGACGAATACGGACCTGCGGAACCTCGAGCAGTTCAAGAAGATGATCGTCAAATCCAAGGACGGCGGCTTCGTGCGCATCGAGGATGTCGCAACCGTCGAGCTTGCCGCCCAGAGCTCGGATGCGAGCGTCGCCTTCAGCGGCGAGCGCGCGATCTTTATCGGCGTGCAGGCGACGCCGCAAGGCAACCCGCTGACGCTGGTCAAGGGCGTGCGCGCGCTGATGCCGGAGATCGAACGCAACCTGCCGCCTTCGATGAAGATGAAGGTGGCCTATGACTCCACCAAGTTCATTCAGTCGTCGATCGACGAGGTGCAGCACACGCTGATCGAGGCGGTGCTGATCGTCGTGGTCGTGATCTTCCTGTTCCTGGCCTCGTTCCGCTCGGTCATCATTCCGGTGGTCACGATTCCGCTGTCGCTGATCGGCGTCTGCAGCCTGATGCTGGCGCTCGGCTTCAGCTTCAATCTTCTGACGCTGCTGGCGATGGTGCTGGCGATCGGGCTGGTGGTCGACGACGCCATCGTGGTGGTGGAGAACATCCATCGACATCTGGAGGAAGGCAAAACGCCGGTGCAGGCGTCGCTGCAGGGCGCGCGCGAAATCGTCGGTCCCGTGATCTCGATGACGATCACGCTGGCGGCAGTGTACGCGCCGATCGGCTTCCTCGGCGGCCTCACCGGTTCGCTGTTCCGCGAATTTGCCTTCACGCTGGCGGGCTCGGTGATCGTGTCGGGCGTGATCGCGCTGACGCTGTCGCCGATGATGTGCTCGGTGCTTCTCAAGAGCGCGGATGAGGGACGGTTCGCCAGGCTCGTCAACCGGGTGTTCGGTGCGATGACGCGCTGGTACGGCCGTCAGCTCGACCGGTCGCTCGACTATCGTCCGATCACCGGACTGTTCGCGCTGACGATCCTCGGTCTGGTCGGCTTCCTCTATATGAACACCTCCAAGGAACTGGCGCCGGAAGAGGATCAGGGCATCGTGTTCTCGGTGACCAAGGCGCCGAAATACGCCAACATCGACTATGTCGACTTCTATGGCGACAAGCTCGACAAGGCGTTCCAGAAGTTTCCCGAGACCGACCTGACTTTCGTGCTGAACGGTATCAACGGGCCACAGGGCGGCATTGCCGGCATGCTGCTCAAGCCGTGGGATGAGCGTGAGCGTTCCTCGATCAAGCTGAAGCCGCTGGTGCAGGCTGAAATCGGCAAGATCGAAGGCGTCCAGGCCTTCGCGTTCAACCTGCCGCCGCTGCCGGGCGGACCGGGCGGCCTGCCGATCCAGATGGTGATCAATTCGACCGCCGGGTTCCAGGCCGTCTATGAGCAGATGGCGAAGCTGAAGGAGGCCGCGCGCAAGAGCGGCATGTTCATCGTCTCCGACAGCGACCTCGAGTTCAACCAGCCGGTGGTGCGCGTCTCCATCGATCGTTCCAAGGCGAGCGACCTCGGCATCAACATGGCGCAGGTCGGCAGCACGCTGCAGACGCTGCTGGGCGGCAACTACGTCAACCGCTTCAACCTCGAGGGACGGTCCTATCAGGTGATCCCGCAGGTGCCGCGCGGCATGCGGCTGTCGCCGGAATCGCTTGGCGGTTACTATGTCCCGACCAACACCGGGCAGTTGGTGCCGCTGTCGACCATCGTGTCGATCGAGACGGCGACCGATCCGAACTCGCTGACGCATTACAACCAGCTCAATTCCGCGACCTTCCAGGCGGTGCCGATGCCGGGCGTGACGGTCGGGCAGGCGGTGGACTTCCTGGAAGGCGAAGCCAAGAAGCTGCCCGCCGGCTTTAGTCACGACTATCTGGCCGACTCCCGCCAATATGTGCAGGAGGGCAACCAGCTCGCGATCACCTTCGGCTTCGCGCTGATCATCATCTTCCTGGTGCTGGCGGCGCAGTTCGAAAGCCTGCGGGATCCGCTGGTGATCATGATCAGCGTGCCCATGGCGATCGTCGGTGCGCTGATTCCGCTGTTCTTCGGTGCCGCGACCATCAACATCTACACCCAGGTCGGACTGCTGACGCTGGTCGGGCTGATTACCAAGCACGGCATCCTGATGGTGGAGTTCGCCAACGAACTGCAGCTCAAGGAAGGCCTCGACAAGCGTTCGGCGATCGAGATGGCGGCCCGGATCCGGCTGCGTCCGATCCTGATGACGACGGCGGCGATGGTCACCGGCCTGATCCCGCTCTTGACGGCAACCGGCGCTGGCGCCGCCAGCCGTTTCTCGATCGGCCTTGTCGTCGTATCCGGCATGTCGATCGGCACGCTGTTCACGCTGTTCGTGCTGCCGGCGGTCTATGTCTGGATGGCCACAGACCACCAGGCGAGTGCCGACTCGCAGCGAAACAAGGAGATCGCCGATTTCGACCTCGGCGCGCAGGGGCTCAAGCCGACCTGA
- the cnbZ gene encoding 2-amino-5-chloromuconate deaminase CnbZ yields MTSNFAAGNYRFIPAVFQYSGGAAANPGYEIERVRFDKWVPLAEGFAQIAKYIQAAGRPLTSFCACELRSPAAFTDEGFRNFNLHYVKTLAEWGIYDGTTNPVARSNVCPEIDPPAEPSFHAFSFTRPSQGTAPSFVIAGSGESQEGNASYAERTVRYRDISPEGIAEKVRYVAGVMERRMGEFGVSWKDATAVQTYTIHDFHHVFADALVRRGAARSGLTWHFARPPVIDLEYEMDCRRVLREVVI; encoded by the coding sequence ATGACCAGCAACTTTGCAGCCGGAAACTACCGCTTCATCCCGGCCGTGTTTCAGTATTCCGGCGGGGCAGCAGCCAATCCCGGGTATGAAATCGAGCGGGTGCGCTTCGACAAATGGGTGCCGCTCGCCGAGGGATTTGCGCAGATTGCAAAATACATTCAGGCGGCGGGACGGCCGCTGACCTCATTCTGCGCCTGCGAATTGCGCTCGCCCGCCGCCTTCACCGACGAGGGTTTTCGCAATTTCAACCTGCACTACGTCAAGACGCTGGCAGAGTGGGGCATATACGATGGCACGACCAATCCGGTGGCGCGCAGCAATGTCTGCCCGGAGATCGATCCGCCGGCCGAGCCGTCTTTCCATGCCTTTTCATTCACGCGGCCGAGCCAGGGCACGGCGCCGAGCTTCGTGATCGCGGGCAGTGGCGAATCGCAGGAGGGCAACGCCAGCTACGCCGAGCGTACGGTCCGTTACCGCGATATCAGCCCCGAGGGCATTGCCGAGAAGGTCCGCTACGTCGCCGGCGTGATGGAGCGGCGCATGGGCGAGTTCGGCGTCAGCTGGAAGGACGCGACTGCGGTGCAGACCTACACCATCCACGACTTCCACCACGTCTTCGCCGATGCGCTCGTTCGCCGCGGCGCCGCGCGGTCGGGGCTGACATGGCATTTCGCCCGGCCGCCGGTAATCGATCTCGAATATGAGATGGATTGCCGGAGGGTGCTGCGGGAGGTGGTGATCTGA
- a CDS encoding ABC transporter permease, with amino-acid sequence MTDAALGTMKLAASDELESPARRALRRLFKRRGAMAGLVVIGAFVLLALFAPLISPYEPIATSWSLVRKPPSALHWFGTDELGRDILARVIYGARASLLAGAISVGIALSIGVPLGLLSGYRGGFIDALISRITDAMLACPFLILAIALAAFLGPSLGNAMIAIGISATPIFVRLTRGQVMSVKVEDYVEAARAMGNPRWRIALFHILPNIMPALLVQATLSIAAAIIAEAALSFLGLGQQPPAPSWGSMLNAAQRFLTNAPWMAIWPGLAIFLVVLSFNLVGDGLRDALDPRER; translated from the coding sequence ATGACCGACGCTGCCCTCGGCACGATGAAGTTGGCCGCTTCCGACGAGTTGGAGAGCCCGGCACGGCGCGCGCTGCGCCGCCTGTTCAAGCGCAGGGGCGCGATGGCCGGCCTCGTCGTGATCGGCGCTTTCGTATTGCTCGCGCTGTTTGCGCCGCTGATCTCGCCTTATGAGCCGATCGCGACGAGCTGGTCGCTGGTGCGGAAGCCACCCTCCGCCCTGCACTGGTTCGGGACCGACGAGCTCGGCCGCGACATTCTTGCCCGTGTGATCTATGGCGCGCGGGCTTCGCTGCTGGCCGGCGCGATCTCGGTCGGCATCGCGCTGTCGATCGGCGTGCCGCTCGGCCTGCTGTCGGGCTATCGCGGCGGCTTCATCGACGCCCTGATCAGCCGCATCACGGACGCGATGCTGGCCTGCCCGTTCCTGATCCTTGCGATTGCGCTGGCGGCGTTCCTGGGTCCAAGCCTCGGCAACGCCATGATCGCGATCGGCATATCGGCGACGCCGATCTTCGTGCGGCTGACCCGCGGCCAGGTGATGAGCGTCAAGGTCGAGGATTATGTCGAGGCCGCGCGCGCCATGGGCAATCCGCGCTGGCGGATTGCGCTGTTTCACATCCTGCCGAACATCATGCCGGCGCTGCTGGTGCAGGCGACGCTGTCGATCGCCGCCGCCATCATAGCGGAAGCCGCGTTGTCCTTCCTCGGCCTCGGCCAGCAGCCGCCCGCCCCTTCCTGGGGCAGCATGCTCAACGCCGCGCAGCGCTTCCTCACCAACGCGCCGTGGATGGCGATTTGGCCGGGGCTGGCGATCTTCCTCGTCGTGCTGTCGTTCAACCTGGTCGGCGACGGCCTGCGCGATGCGCTGGATCCGCGAGAGCGGTAG
- a CDS encoding ABC transporter permease, with protein sequence MLNFLARRLVQLIPTLFFVSVLIFSLQQLLPGDPALVMAGEERDPDVIAQIRAQYRLDQPVPVQYVYWVKGVLSGDFGESLRNKVPVRELIAQKLPVTMQLASMAIVIAFLIGIPAGIVSAVKKGTAWDYGANFFALWGISTPNFWLGIMLIFLFSIQLGWLPASGYVPLTENWRASIASTIMPAFVLGNAIAAILMRHTRSAMLQVLESDYVRTARAKGLLERSVILKHAMRNALTPVITLGALELGTLLSGAVLTEQIFSIPGFGKLIVDAVFNRDYAVVQGVVLTTATIYITLNLIADIAYVLVNPRLRA encoded by the coding sequence ATGCTGAACTTCCTCGCGCGGCGTCTCGTCCAGCTGATCCCGACGCTGTTCTTCGTATCGGTTCTGATCTTCTCGCTGCAGCAATTGCTGCCCGGCGATCCAGCGCTTGTCATGGCAGGCGAGGAGCGCGACCCCGATGTCATCGCGCAGATCCGCGCGCAGTACCGGCTCGATCAGCCGGTCCCCGTCCAGTACGTCTACTGGGTCAAGGGCGTACTGTCCGGCGATTTCGGCGAATCCCTGCGCAACAAGGTCCCGGTGCGCGAACTGATCGCGCAGAAACTTCCGGTGACGATGCAACTGGCGTCGATGGCGATCGTCATTGCCTTCCTGATCGGTATTCCCGCCGGCATCGTCTCGGCGGTGAAGAAAGGCACGGCCTGGGACTATGGCGCCAATTTCTTCGCGCTGTGGGGAATCTCGACGCCGAACTTCTGGCTCGGCATCATGCTGATCTTCCTGTTCTCGATCCAGCTCGGCTGGCTGCCGGCGTCGGGCTATGTACCACTGACGGAGAACTGGCGCGCCAGCATCGCCTCCACCATCATGCCGGCCTTCGTGCTGGGCAACGCGATCGCCGCGATCCTGATGCGCCATACCCGCAGCGCCATGCTGCAGGTGCTGGAAAGCGACTACGTCCGCACCGCCCGCGCCAAGGGACTTCTGGAACGTTCCGTCATCCTCAAGCACGCCATGCGCAACGCGCTGACGCCGGTGATTACGCTCGGTGCGCTCGAACTGGGTACGCTGCTGTCCGGTGCCGTGCTGACCGAGCAGATCTTTTCGATTCCCGGCTTCGGCAAGCTGATCGTCGACGCCGTATTCAACCGCGACTACGCCGTCGTGCAGGGCGTGGTGCTGACGACGGCGACGATCTACATCACCCTCAACCTCATTGCCGATATCGCCTATGTCCTCGTCAATCCACGGCTGAGGGCCTAG
- a CDS encoding ABC transporter substrate-binding protein, whose translation MKIIRYAVTAAALLLSLPANVQAQTTLRIGLAEDPDILDPTMARTYVGRIVFASFCDKLFDIDDKLNIVPQLALSHETSADGKEVTIKLRPGVKFHDGEEFNAEAAKFSLERYLTFPGSFRKPELAAVERIDVVDPLTIKLALKAPYSPLVAQLTDRAGMMVSPKAAKEAGDKFGLRPVCAGPYKFVERVQQDRMVFEKFADYWNKDNIHIDRIVYLPLVDATVRLANLKSGGLDLIERLLATDIKEVKGDAKLKLSSAIELGYQGVTLNVGKDKAKGPLSQSAKVRQALDLSLDRDAISEVVSNGEFKPGNQWVNPDHPYYQKAFPVPKRDVAKAKALLKEAGVTTPVSVDFMVSKGAETEAAAQVIQSMAAETGFDMKLRVTEFATSLKQAEAGEYQAYLLAWSGRIDPDGNSYIFQKTDAPQNYSAWSNKDADKALDEGRLVTDQAQRKAIYEKLAKIVLEEKPLLYIYHRRILIAHTTKLEGYKQMPDGLVRVVGLKLK comes from the coding sequence ATGAAAATCATTCGTTACGCAGTCACTGCGGCAGCCCTGCTGCTGTCGCTTCCGGCAAATGTTCAGGCCCAGACGACGCTGCGGATCGGGCTCGCCGAGGATCCCGATATTCTCGACCCGACCATGGCCCGCACTTACGTGGGCCGGATCGTGTTCGCCTCGTTTTGCGACAAGCTGTTCGACATCGACGACAAACTCAACATCGTGCCGCAGCTCGCGCTGAGCCACGAGACATCAGCCGACGGCAAGGAAGTCACCATCAAGCTCAGGCCCGGCGTCAAGTTTCACGATGGCGAGGAATTCAACGCGGAAGCCGCCAAGTTTTCGCTGGAGCGTTATCTGACATTTCCCGGCTCGTTCCGGAAGCCGGAGCTGGCGGCGGTCGAACGCATCGACGTGGTCGATCCCCTCACCATCAAGCTGGCATTGAAGGCGCCCTATTCGCCGCTGGTCGCGCAGCTCACCGACCGTGCGGGAATGATGGTGTCGCCCAAGGCGGCGAAAGAAGCCGGCGACAAGTTCGGGCTGCGCCCCGTGTGCGCCGGCCCCTACAAATTCGTCGAGCGCGTGCAGCAGGACCGCATGGTGTTCGAAAAATTCGCCGACTACTGGAACAAGGACAACATCCATATCGACCGCATCGTCTATCTGCCCCTGGTGGACGCAACGGTTCGCCTTGCCAATCTGAAGTCCGGAGGCCTTGACCTGATCGAGCGCCTGCTTGCGACCGACATCAAGGAAGTCAAGGGAGACGCAAAACTCAAACTGTCGAGCGCCATCGAGCTCGGCTATCAGGGCGTGACGCTGAACGTCGGCAAGGACAAGGCCAAGGGGCCGCTCAGCCAGTCCGCCAAGGTGCGGCAGGCGCTCGACCTCTCGCTCGACCGCGACGCGATCAGCGAGGTGGTGTCCAATGGCGAGTTCAAGCCAGGAAACCAGTGGGTCAATCCGGATCATCCCTATTATCAAAAGGCCTTTCCGGTGCCGAAGCGCGACGTCGCCAAGGCCAAAGCGCTGTTGAAGGAAGCGGGCGTCACGACGCCGGTCAGCGTCGACTTCATGGTGTCGAAGGGCGCGGAAACCGAGGCGGCCGCGCAGGTGATCCAGTCGATGGCGGCGGAGACCGGCTTCGACATGAAGCTCAGGGTCACTGAGTTCGCGACCTCGCTGAAGCAGGCCGAGGCCGGAGAATACCAGGCCTATCTGCTGGCCTGGAGCGGCCGGATCGACCCGGACGGCAATTCCTACATCTTCCAGAAGACCGACGCGCCGCAGAACTACAGCGCCTGGTCCAACAAGGACGCCGACAAGGCGCTCGATGAGGGCCGCCTCGTCACCGATCAGGCGCAGCGCAAGGCGATCTATGAGAAGCTGGCGAAGATCGTGCTGGAGGAGAAGCCGCTGCTCTACATCTATCACCGCCGCATCCTGATCGCGCATACGACGAAGCTCGAAGGCTACAAGCAGATGCCGGACGGGCTGGTGCGAGTGGTCGGGTTGAAACTGAAGTGA
- a CDS encoding ABC transporter ATP-binding protein, with protein sequence MTALLEVEGLVKHFVAARSVFGRPTAHVKAVDGVSFTVEAGKTLALVGESGCGKSTVSRLVLRLIEPDAGTVRFEGRDLGALNANELRAFRRDAQIIFQDPYASLNPRMTVSQILSEPLALHDLVPAARRRERVGELLRLVGLEPRFARRYPHEFSGGQRQRIAIARALAVEPKLIICDEPVSALDVSIRSQILNLLRDLQDRLGLAYIFVSHDLAVVKHIADRVAVMNLGGIVETAQADALFAAPRHPYSRALLSAIPVPKPQAKRSRIVLEGEMPSALHPPSGCRFHTRCPYVIARCRTEVPPLLADGTGHATACHRTAELPASESIVPADGDFSPVLERLVAAFSGGTEGAGRAGVDLSGT encoded by the coding sequence ATGACGGCCCTGCTCGAAGTCGAAGGCCTGGTGAAACATTTCGTCGCCGCGCGATCGGTGTTCGGCCGGCCCACCGCCCATGTGAAGGCGGTCGACGGCGTCAGTTTCACCGTCGAGGCCGGCAAGACGCTGGCGCTGGTCGGCGAGTCCGGGTGCGGCAAATCCACCGTGAGCCGGCTGGTGCTGCGGCTGATCGAACCGGATGCGGGCACCGTTCGCTTTGAAGGCCGCGACCTCGGCGCACTAAACGCCAATGAATTGCGTGCCTTCCGCCGCGATGCGCAGATTATCTTTCAAGATCCTTATGCATCGCTCAATCCGCGTATGACCGTCAGCCAGATCCTGAGCGAGCCACTGGCGCTGCATGATCTGGTGCCCGCCGCGCGGCGGCGCGAGCGAGTTGGCGAGTTGCTGCGGCTGGTCGGACTCGAGCCGCGCTTCGCCCGCCGCTATCCGCATGAATTTTCCGGCGGCCAGCGCCAGCGCATCGCGATTGCACGGGCGCTCGCCGTGGAGCCGAAACTGATCATCTGCGACGAGCCGGTATCGGCGCTTGACGTCTCGATCCGTTCGCAGATCCTCAATCTGCTGCGCGACCTGCAGGACCGGCTTGGCCTCGCCTACATCTTTGTCTCCCACGATCTTGCGGTGGTGAAGCACATCGCCGACCGCGTCGCCGTGATGAACCTCGGCGGCATCGTCGAGACCGCGCAGGCTGATGCGCTGTTCGCGGCGCCCCGGCACCCCTATAGCCGAGCGTTGCTGTCGGCGATCCCCGTACCCAAGCCGCAGGCCAAGCGCAGCCGCATCGTGCTGGAGGGCGAGATGCCGAGCGCGCTTCATCCGCCTTCCGGCTGCCGCTTCCATACCCGCTGCCCCTATGTCATCGCGCGCTGCCGGACCGAAGTTCCGCCGCTGCTCGCGGACGGCACGGGACACGCCACGGCATGCCATCGCACGGCCGAGCTGCCGGCATCCGAATCCATCGTTCCGGCCGATGGCGACTTTTCGCCGGTGCTGGAAAGATTGGTCGCCGCCTTCAGCGGCGGCACGGAAGGCGCAGGCCGCGCCGGGGTTGATCTATCAGGGACATAG
- a CDS encoding ABC transporter ATP-binding protein, protein MTAGPLIEIEKLRVVFHGDDGRTTHAVDSVDLSVANGATLGLVGESGCGKSVTSLAIMGLLSKRSAEVSGSIRFDGFDLLDVPDDTLRDLRGNRLAMIFQEPMTSLNPSFTIGDQIIETILRHRGGSRRQARERAIELLRRVHIPSPEKRIDEYPHKLSGGMRQRVMIAMALACDPRLLIADEPTTALDVTLQAQILDLMRELKAASGAAIILITHDLGVVAEVCDEVAVMYAGEIVERAPVDELFANPQHPYTVGLLGSIPRLDRRASHLATIEGMVPNMANPPPGCRFAARCPFVVEPCTAAPPPLAIVNPGHASRCIRAPLERLVS, encoded by the coding sequence ATGACCGCGGGTCCGCTGATCGAGATCGAGAAACTGCGCGTCGTCTTCCATGGCGATGACGGCCGCACCACCCACGCAGTGGACAGTGTCGATCTCAGCGTCGCCAATGGCGCGACGCTCGGCCTCGTCGGCGAATCCGGTTGCGGCAAGAGCGTGACCTCGCTTGCCATCATGGGGCTGTTGTCAAAGCGCTCCGCCGAGGTCTCGGGCTCGATCCGCTTCGACGGTTTTGACCTGCTCGACGTTCCCGACGACACGCTGCGCGATCTGCGCGGCAACCGGCTGGCGATGATCTTCCAGGAGCCGATGACCTCGCTCAATCCGAGTTTTACGATCGGCGACCAGATCATAGAGACCATCCTGCGCCATCGCGGCGGGTCGCGACGGCAGGCGCGTGAGCGCGCCATCGAGCTGTTGCGGCGCGTGCACATCCCCTCGCCCGAGAAACGTATCGACGAATATCCGCACAAGCTCTCCGGCGGCATGCGCCAGCGCGTGATGATCGCGATGGCGCTGGCCTGCGACCCCCGCCTTCTGATCGCGGACGAACCGACCACCGCTCTCGACGTCACCCTGCAGGCGCAGATCCTCGATCTGATGCGCGAGCTGAAGGCCGCCAGCGGCGCCGCGATCATCCTGATCACCCACGATCTCGGCGTGGTCGCGGAGGTCTGCGACGAGGTGGCGGTGATGTATGCCGGCGAGATCGTCGAGCGTGCGCCGGTCGACGAGCTCTTTGCCAATCCGCAGCATCCCTACACGGTCGGCCTGCTCGGCTCGATCCCACGGCTCGATCGCCGCGCCTCGCATCTGGCGACGATCGAGGGCATGGTGCCGAACATGGCAAACCCGCCGCCCGGCTGCCGCTTCGCCGCGCGCTGTCCGTTTGTCGTCGAGCCCTGCACCGCCGCGCCGCCACCGCTCGCGATAGTCAATCCCGGCCACGCCTCGCGCTGCATCCGCGCGCCACTGGAGCGGCTGGTGTCATGA